The Polyangium spumosum region GGACGGTGTGATCACGATCGACGATATCGACTGACCGGCGCGACAACCGACGAGAGCCCGGCTCATCCCTTCACCTGGGCGGGCCGGGCTCTCCTCAGTGCTGCGCGTGGGCTCAGGACGAGGACTTCCCCTGCTGCTCCGACGGCTCAGGAGTGGGCGGGGATGCGTCGGTAACCTCTGACGCTAGCTTGTGGCGCAGCGCTGATGCACGTAACGCTGCGAGGTAAGTTTCGTCGACAGGGGGCAGGCTGATATTTGCCAAGTCGCGTCCCGCTCCTGTGACATCGAAAACAGTCCCGCCCCAGAGCTTTCGTGTGGTGGGACCGTGAATCCGCAGCACCTTGGCACGGAAGGGGAACCGAACATCTACGGGTTGAAATCCGAACATAGCCTCCTTCCCCGGATGAAGAAGGCCACATTCGACAAGCTGCGCTGTGTCACTCAGCCTGACACTGCATGCCTTAACAAATTCCTCGTCATCGGGCAGGAGAATTTGGCCGATGTTCGAGCAGAAGGTGATGTAGCGATGAAAGAGTTGTGCCTCCGTCGAGGTGAGGTTCCTCAATACGTCCAAGGTCCGGAGTGAATATTTTCCAGGTTGGGCTATCTCCCCCGCCAAGAGCTTGCCCCAAAGCTTTTGCATATCCTCGTTCGACACGTCCTGCGCACAGTCGAAGAACCTTGCAGCCCAATCTGGGTCCGGGCCTTGCTCTGAAACCTCCTCGTGCGCAGGTAGGGCCTTGAGGTTGTTCGCCGTCTCATTCACCACCTGCTGTAGGTTTCTGAGCCTCCGCTGCTCGACAAACTCGAACGGCCTCCGTTGATGGTCGAGAACGACAGGCTCAGGGTCCCAGATGATTGGCACGTCGTCGATGATCTCCACATCGACGGCCGGTGGCAGTTCCTTGGCACGTAGTTGTGCCTCGAACTGTCGGTAGTCGCGCTCGGCCAGCAGCCGAGCCTTCTTCTCCTCGTACTCGGCCGTGACGCCGAGCTTCTGTACGTCGATATCCGTATGAGCCGCGGAGAGCCTCGCCTTGTTTTCCTCAACGGATTTCCGGCGGATGATCCCGGGCCCGAGATAGCTTGCGACCATCTCGAAGAGCTTGTCGAAGCCGAGGTTGATGTTGACGTTGAGCTGGCCGGTCATGGCCCGGCCACTGTACAGGAGGACGAACGCCTCGCCCAGTGGCCCGTGCCGAGGGTGGGGTCAGCGTCGTCGGCCCCGGGCCTTCTTCCTGTACGCGCAGATCGCCGACCGGCCCACGCCCGGATCGTCACCGGAGACGTCGGCGAGAAGGCGGTCGAGCTGCTTCGGCCGGAGCCTCCGCTCGACACGCCGCAGCTCCTCCCTCGCCTCCAGGTGCGGGTCGGGATGGGGACCGGGGAGCTGGTCGACGTCGCGGTCCACGAAGAGGGCGGCGTCCCGGCGGGCCTTCCGACGATGCCAGTAGGCTTGGCGGGCAGCGACGACTCCGACCCACCCTCGAAGGATGGTCCGATTCGGTGGGTCTCGGATACGCCCCTGCCGAAAGGCGATCACAAGGTCGAGCATGATTTGTTGCACGAGATCGTCCGCAAATTTCCCGGGGCACACCCAAACGACAAAGAACCCCCATAGCGACCCGTTGAAGGTCGCTCAGTTCGTCGTCGTTGGGGAGCCCCGCATTCCTGCGGGGCGGCGTCACGTCATCCGCCTGAGATCGATGTGGATGTTCCCGTGTGCGCGGTGTAGATCAGGCATCGGCTGGTGCTCCCGTCCAAGGGGTTGTCGGCCATCGCCCCCGGCGGAGATTGCAGCTCTTCCGGGGGCACTTTCGTTTGTCCTCCCCATGTACGGGGAGGACGAACCGGCCAGACTGGATTGGATGACCGGACGCCTGTCAAGCTGCTCCCGAGGGTCGGCGTGAAAAATCTCGGAGGATCCGCGATCGATCGGTGTAACGCTGTTGGTGGCCCGCACCCGGCGACCGAGAGACGAGACGACGAAGGCCGTCCCCCAGGGAGGGGATGAGGTCGGCGATCTGCCTGTCGCCGACGATCTCCGCCCGTTCGTCCAGGCGCTCGCGGACATGATCCTGGCAGACCTTCTCGCCCCGCGACCAACCCCCAAAAGTACCGAGACGAACCCAAAAACGCTTCCCAGCACGGGGGAAGACGACTAACGATCCCCCGGCAAAGCCGGGGGGTTTCGATATGTGAGCCGCTCAAAGCGGCTGGGTGATGGGCCGCTCACGAGCGGCCTTGGGAGCCACCTGAAGGTGGCGCTCGATTCTACAGGAGGCGGAGCTGCTCGACCCGCCGGTCTTCTGCCTCCTGATTCCGGATGTACTCACGGATCACGGCTTCGTCTCGTCCTACGGTCGAGACGAAGTATCCTCGTGCCCCAAAGTGCTGGCCCACGAAGTTCCGCTTCCGCTCGAGGAATGTCCGCGCGATGTGGATCGCGCTCTTGCCCTTGATGTACCCGACGACCTGCGACACCGCGTACTTCGGCGGGATCGACAGCATCATGTGAACGTGGTCCGGCATGAGGTGCCCCTCCTCGACCCGGCTCTCCTTCTGCTCCGTAAGCGTCCGGAAGAGCGGACCGAGGAACCGGCGAAGCTCTCCGTACAGCACCTTTCTCCGACATTTCGGGATGAACACGACGTGGTACTTGCACTCCCACTTCGTATGGTTGAGACTGTTGTACTCGTCCACGGGAACCCCTTTCGTGTTGCTTTGAGCGGCTCACGAAGGGGGTACCGCCTTCAGACTCCCGGAAATGTCAAACTTCGGCTGCCTCCCCGGCAGAGCCGGGGGATCTCCTATGCTATTAGAGTCAACACCCATGAGAGCGGCGCTTTACGTCAGGCGGTCGACGGAAGAACACCAGGCGGATTCCATCGAGGTTCAGACGGGCGAGGGTCGTCGGTACATCGAACGCAAGGGTTGGTCCTTGGACCCTGCCCACGTGTTCGTCGACGACGCAGTCTCTCGCGCCGAGTTCAAGAAGCGCCCCGGCTTGTTCTCGATGCTGAACGCCGCCGAGAAGAAGGCGTTCGACGTCGTTGTGGTTCGCGACGAGTCGAGGCTTGGGGGCGATACCAACAGGACGTCGCTCCTCATTCAAGACTTGCTCGATTCAGGCGCCCGGCTCTTCTACTACTTCAGCGATGAGGAAGTGCGGGTCGACGGCGCCATCGACAAATTCATGGTGAGCGTCCGGTCGTTCGCCTCGGAGCTGGAGCGGGAGAAGATCAGCCAGAGGACGAGGGAGAACCATTCGGTCAAGGCCCGCAAGGGCTTGGTGACCGGCGGCAAGACGTACGGCTACTCCAATGTCGAGGTGAAGGACGGGGAGCGCCGTCTGCGAGTCGAGTACGCCATCAACGAGGACGAAGCGAAGATCGTCCGGGAAATCTTCACGCGATACGCGGACGGCGAAGGACTCAAGAGCATCGCCAAGGACTTGAACGCGCGCGGCGTCCCGTCTCCCCGTGGAAGGGGATGGGCGCAGTCAGCCCTGCTCCCGATGACCGAGCGGGAGACGTACATCGGAATCCTCACGTGGGGCCGGGCCGAGAAGGCGTACCGAGGCGGGACCAAGGTCCGTGTTCCTCGGCCGGAACACGAGTGGACCCGTGTCGAGATGCCGCACATGAGGATCGTCGACGACGAGCTTTGGAACCGAGTTCAAGCTCGGAAGGTGAAGAAGACGAGCTTCGGCCGGACCCGCAACAGTGGAGCGCCACCGAAGTACCTCTTGAGCGGGCTCTCCCGGTGTGGCGTCTGCGGCGGCAGGTTG contains the following coding sequences:
- a CDS encoding recombinase family protein; translation: MRAALYVRRSTEEHQADSIEVQTGEGRRYIERKGWSLDPAHVFVDDAVSRAEFKKRPGLFSMLNAAEKKAFDVVVVRDESRLGGDTNRTSLLIQDLLDSGARLFYYFSDEEVRVDGAIDKFMVSVRSFASELEREKISQRTRENHSVKARKGLVTGGKTYGYSNVEVKDGERRLRVEYAINEDEAKIVREIFTRYADGEGLKSIAKDLNARGVPSPRGRGWAQSALLPMTERETYIGILTWGRAEKAYRGGTKVRVPRPEHEWTRVEMPHMRIVDDELWNRVQARKVKKTSFGRTRNSGAPPKYLLSGLSRCGVCGGRLQVIPGKAGVEPTRVYICSNYREKKTCSNSLRRPVEAVDAAVLSYVERKILTEEVISMVLREVRARLKVRSEGNGDEVAELEAQARKVKTELDRLGAALVATDDKPETVLRMITEREQRLSALNGRIAILKTAPQVLDLEVRRLEKDAKKRLEDLRGLTEKRPEDARRALERLLVGPLTMSPVETPEGRRYRVTGKTGLSSMDGVPSGIRNIANPRIGGFALRNRGLNSRHAGWLKPSAFVPMA
- a CDS encoding DUF2806 domain-containing protein, coding for MTGQLNVNINLGFDKLFEMVASYLGPGIIRRKSVEENKARLSAAHTDIDVQKLGVTAEYEEKKARLLAERDYRQFEAQLRAKELPPAVDVEIIDDVPIIWDPEPVVLDHQRRPFEFVEQRRLRNLQQVVNETANNLKALPAHEEVSEQGPDPDWAARFFDCAQDVSNEDMQKLWGKLLAGEIAQPGKYSLRTLDVLRNLTSTEAQLFHRYITFCSNIGQILLPDDEEFVKACSVRLSDTAQLVECGLLHPGKEAMFGFQPVDVRFPFRAKVLRIHGPTTRKLWGGTVFDVTGAGRDLANISLPPVDETYLAALRASALRHKLASEVTDASPPTPEPSEQQGKSSS
- the tnpA gene encoding IS200/IS605 family transposase; protein product: MDEYNSLNHTKWECKYHVVFIPKCRRKVLYGELRRFLGPLFRTLTEQKESRVEEGHLMPDHVHMMLSIPPKYAVSQVVGYIKGKSAIHIARTFLERKRNFVGQHFGARGYFVSTVGRDEAVIREYIRNQEAEDRRVEQLRLL